The following coding sequences are from one Acomys russatus chromosome 16, mAcoRus1.1, whole genome shotgun sequence window:
- the Tob1 gene encoding protein Tob1, with product MQLEIQVALNFIISYLYNKLPRRRVNIFGEELERLLKKKYEGHWYPEKPYKGSGFRCIHVGEKVDPVIEQASKESGLDIDDVRSNLPQDLSVWIDPFEVSYQIGEKGPVKVLYVDDNSENGCELDKEIKNSFNPEAQVFMPISDPASSVSSSPSPPFGHSAAVSPTFMPRSTQPLTFTTATFAATKFGSTKMKNSGRSSKVARTSPVSLGLSVNDILKQKAISSSMHSLYGLGLGSQQQPQQQQQPPSQPPPPPPQQQQQQQQQQQTSALSPNAKEFIFPNMQGQGSSTNGMFPGDSPLNLSPLQYSNAFDVFAAYGGLNEKSFVDGLNFSLNNMQYSNQQFQPVMAN from the coding sequence ATGCAGCTTGAAATCCAAGTAGcactaaattttattatttcctacTTGTACAATAAGCTTCCCAGGAGACGTGTCAACATTTTTGGTGAAGAGCTTGAAAGACTTCTTAAGAAGAAATATGAAGGGCACTGGTATCCTGAAAAGCCATACAAAGGATCAGGGTTTAGATGTATACACGTAGGGGAGAAAGTGGACCCCGTGATCGAACAAGCATCCAAAGAGAGTGGTTTGGACATCGACGATGTTCGCAGCAATCTGCCGCAGGATCTTAGCGTTTGGATCGACCCGTTTGAGGTTTCCTACCAAATTGGTGAAAAGGGACCAGTGAAGGTGCTCTATGTGGATGACAACAGTGAAAATGGATGTGAGCTGGATAAGGAGATCAAAAACAGCTTTAACCCAGAGGCCCAGGTTTTCATGCCCATAAGTGACCCAGCCTCTTCCGTGTCCAGctctccatcccctcccttcGGTCACTCTGCTGCTGTCAGCCCTACCTTCATGCCCCGGTCCACTCAGCCTTTAACCTTTACCACTGCCACTTTCGCTGCCACCAAGTTTGGCTCTACCAAGATGAAGAATAGTGGCCGTAGCAGCAAGGTAGCGCGTACTTCTCCCGTCAGCCTCGGCCTGAGTGTGAACGACATCCTCAAGCAGAaagccatctcctcctccatgcACTCTCTGTATGGGCTGGGCCtgggcagccagcagcagccacagcagcagcagcagccgccatCCCAGCCGCCTCCACCACctccgcagcagcagcagcagcagcagcaacagcagcaaaccTCTGCTCTTTCTCCGAATGCCAAGgaatttatttttcctaatatGCAGGGTCAAGGTAGTAGTACCAATGGAATGTTCCCAGGTGACAGCCCCCTTAACCTCAGTCCCCTCCAGTACAGTAATGCCTTTGATGTGTTTGCGGCCTACGGGGGCCTCAACGAGAAGTCTTTCGTAGATGGCTTGAATTTTAGCTTAAATAACATGCAGTATTCTAACCAGCAATTCCAGCCTGTCATGGCTAActaa